A genome region from Solanum pennellii chromosome 12, SPENNV200 includes the following:
- the LOC107005936 gene encoding BTB/POZ domain-containing protein At4g30940-like, which produces MESQKDRVKLNVGGKKFETTATTLASGGRNSFFGSMFNDDWSLRSDGSITELFIDRNPEYFGVLLDLLRTGELYVPPKIDKKHLYREAMYYGIKDHLRFAKWGPFDANRIRLAESISRPTTAKPEKIWASPNSWCCVLHDNIVNVYNWMLEEQPTITTRYYRRVNDVCWVNSDNIAVSSSDKYLASGGIGLFSASTGELKYNFHVKDEDQLKDYTAGALGVGSDYKLFSSFSESTNKKNGIGVWDIVTGKQTDFLPYWPDSKATKFQWLDGTNCLMAATCHSRSNCSINLFDFRENTVALSWSDAAYQRMYSDAIAIEERNSICIVDSHENLGFMDLRSTTSSIEWRNSTRENAFNPYPKLAFHKGQLFSLYGDTISVFCGSDFVPTSQLQLSYCNWIRDFSIGGDRLFALHRDKDIFDVWETPRP; this is translated from the coding sequence ATGGAAAGCCAAAAAGACAGAGTGAAACTCAACGTTGGTGGAAAGAAGTTTGAAACTACGGCCACCACCTTAGCTAGTGGTGGGAGGAATTCATTCTTTGGATCCATGTTTAATGACGATTGGAGCCTGCGTTCCGATGGGTCGATCACTGAACTTTTCATCGATAGAAATCCTGAGTATTTTGGTGTCCTTTTGGACTTACTCAGGACAGGAGAGCTTTATGTTCCTCCAAAGATCGATAAGAAGCACCTATACAGAGAGGCTATGTATTATGGCATTAAAGATCATTTAAGGTTTGCTAAATGGGGCCCGTTTGATGCCAATAGGATCCGGTTGGCTGAGTCTATATCGCGCCCAACAACAGCGAAGCCTGAAAAAATTTGGGCTAGCCCGAATAGCTGGTGTTGTGTGCTACATGATAATATTGTCAACGTGTATAATTGGATGCTAGAAGAGCAACCTACAATAACCACTCGTTATTATCGCAGGGTCAACGATGTTTGTTGGGTTAATTCAGATAACATTGCGGTTAGTAGTTCTGACAAGTACCTAGCTAGTGGAGGCATTGGGTTGTTCAGTGCATCTACAGGGGAATTAAAGTACAATTTTCATGTTAAAGATGAAGATCAATTGAAGGATTACACTGCAGGTGCACTCGGTGTTGGCTCGGATTATAAGTTGTTTTCCAGTTTTAGTGAGAGCACAAACAAGAAGAACGGGATCGGTGTTTGGGACATTGTCACAGGTAAGCAGACAGATTTCTTGCCATACTGGCCAGATAGTAAGGCTACCAAGTTTCAGTGGTTAGATGGTACCAATTGTTTGATGGCCGCTACTTGTCATTCGAGGTCAAATTGTTCCATCAACTTGTTTGATTTTAGGGAAAACACGGTGGCTTTGTCGTGGTCTGATGCTGCGTATCAAAGAATGTATAGCGACGCGATAGCGATAGAGGAGAGAAATTCCATTTGCATAGTAGATTCACATGAGAATTTGGGTTTCATGGATTTGAGGAGTACTACAAGTAGTATAGAATGGAGAAATTCTACGAGGGAAAACGCATTTAATCCTTATCCGAAACTGGCATTTCACAAGGGACAATTGTTCTCATTATATGGTGATACAATTTCAGTTTTTTGTGGTTCTGATTTTGTTCCAACATCACAGCTTCAACTGAGTTATTGTAATTGGATTAGGGATTTTTCAATTGGCGGTGATCGTCTTTTTGCTCTTCATCGGGACAAAGATATTTTTGATGTATGGGAGACCCCTCGTCCATAG
- the LOC107005937 gene encoding BTB/POZ domain-containing protein At2g24240-like, translated as MESQKDRVKLDVGGKKFETTATTLASGGRTSFFGAMFNDDWNLHSDGSITELFIDRNPEYFGVLLDLLRTGELYIPRKIDKKHLYREALYYGIEDHLRLAKWGPFDGNRLRLAESIKGPTKAKAEKIRASPNSWCCVVRDNIVSVYNWMLEEQPTITTCDYRRVNDVCWVNSDNITVSSSDKYLASEGIGLFSASTGELKYNFQVKDEDQLKDYTAGALGVGSDYKLFSSCTEITNKKNGIAVWDQITGKQTDFLQYLPYSKATKLQWLQGTNCLMAATCHSESKCSINLFDFRQNTVALSWSDATDQRMYKDAIAIEERNSICIVDSHENLGFMDLRSTTSSIEWRSTTRDNIYNPYPKLAFHEGQLLASLEHTILVYCGPDWVPTSQLQPSHGGLIWDLSIGGDRLFALYWNIDMFDVWETPRP; from the coding sequence ATGGAAAGCCAAAAAGACAGAGTGAAACTCGATGTTGGGGGAAAAAAGTTTGAAACTACGGCCACCACCTTAGCGAGTGGTGGGAGGACTTCATTTTTTGGAGCCATGTTTAACGACGATTGGAACCTGCATTCCGATGGGTCGATCACTGAACTTTTCATCGATAGAAATCCTGAGTATTTTGGTGTCCTTTTGGACTTACTCAGAACAGGGGAGCTATATATTCCTCGAAAGATCGATAAAAAGCACCTATACAGAGAGGCTCTGTATTATGGCATTGAGGATCATTTAAGGTTAGCTAAATGGGGCCCCTTTGACGGCAATAGGCTCCGGTTGGCTGAGTCTATAAAGGGCCCAACAAAAGCGAAGGCTGAAAAAATTCGGGCTAGCCCGAATAGCTGGTGCTGCGTGGTACGTGATAATATTGTCAGCGTGTACAATTGGATGCTAGAAGAGCAACCTACAATAACCACTTGTGATTATCGCAGGGTCAACGATGTTTGTTGGGTTAATTCAGATAACATTACGGTTAGTAGTTCTGACAAATACCTAGCTAGTGAAGGCATTGGGTTGTTCAGTGCATCTACAGGGgaattgaagtataattttcAAGTTAAAGATGAAGATCAATTGAAGGATTACACTGCAGGTGCACTCGGTGTTGGCTCGGATTACAAGTTGTTCTCCAGTTGTACTGAGATCACCAACAAAAAGAACGGGATCGCTGTTTGGGACCAAATCACAGGTAAGCAGACAGATTTCTTGCAATACTTGCCATATAGCAAGGCTACCAAGCTTCAGTGGTTACAAGGTACCAATTGTTTGATGGCCGCTACTTGTCATTCGGAGTCAAAATGTTCCATCAACTTGTTTGATTTTAGGCAAAATACGGTGGCTTTGTCGTGGTCTGATGCTACGGATCAAAGAATGTATAAAGACGCGATAGCTATAGAGGAGAGAAATTCCATTTGTATAGTAGATTCACATGAGAATTTGGGCTTCATGGATTTGAGGAGTACTACAAGTAGTATAGAATGGAGGAGTACTACGAGGGACAACATATACAATCCTTATCCGAAACTGGCATTTCATGAGGGACAATTGCTCGCATCATTAGAGCATACAATTTTAGTTTATTGTGGTCCTGATTGGGTTCCAACATCACAGCTTCAACCGAGTCATGGTGGTTTGATTTGGGATTTGTCAATTGGCGGTGATCGTCTTTTTGCCCTTTACTGGAACATAGATATGTTTGATGTATGGGAAACCCCTCGTCCCTAG